One segment of Marvinbryantia formatexigens DSM 14469 DNA contains the following:
- a CDS encoding NAD(P)H-dependent oxidoreductase subunit E, whose protein sequence is MLREIQEFYGFISPEMKQHAAEALGVKEGILTCLIRRFPSLKEADYQHTVTVCTGERCGRKQGMKILQEVKRELQIDEEYSSRQPMLSKNGKCLLKTQNCLKQCRTAPNLMIDGKVYHQIKLEDVHNLLLEKSIICCWKKSLLTLGRQ, encoded by the coding sequence ATGCTTCGAGAAATTCAGGAATTTTATGGCTTTATTTCACCGGAAATGAAGCAGCACGCAGCAGAAGCGCTGGGAGTAAAGGAAGGAATATTGACCTGCTTAATTCGGCGGTTTCCAAGTCTGAAGGAGGCAGATTATCAACATACCGTAACAGTTTGCACAGGGGAGCGCTGCGGTAGAAAGCAGGGGATGAAAATTCTTCAGGAAGTAAAGAGAGAATTGCAGATTGATGAAGAATACTCTTCAAGGCAACCCATGCTTTCAAAAAATGGGAAATGTTTGTTGAAAACACAGAATTGCTTAAAACAGTGCCGTACCGCTCCCAATTTGATGATAGATGGGAAAGTGTATCACCAGATAAAATTAGAGGATGTGCATAATTTGCTGTTGGAAAAAAGCATAATTTGCTGTTGGAAAAAAAGCTTATTGACATTGGGAAGGCAATAA
- the metA gene encoding homoserine O-acetyltransferase MetA, with protein MPVKVQGELPAKEILERENIFVMDENRAIHQDIRPIEIAILNLMPLKEETELQLLRSLSNTPLQISITFMMVSGHQSKNTSTSHLNQFYVTFDEVKEKMFDGMIITGAPVEQMEFEEVDYWEELVEIMDWTKTHVTSTIHLCWGAQAGLYHHFGLKKRMLEKKMFGLFWHKVSNRKIPLVRGFDDVFLAPHSRHTEVSAEDIHNCKELMVLAESEEAGVFLTMTHDGRQIFVMGHPEYDRVTLDGEYKRDLGKGLPIEIPKNYYRDDDPANPPLLMWRSHANNMYTNWLNYYVYQVTPYDLIGTPDFSGV; from the coding sequence ATGCCAGTAAAAGTACAGGGCGAACTGCCCGCAAAGGAAATATTAGAGAGAGAAAACATTTTTGTGATGGACGAGAACCGGGCTATCCACCAGGATATCCGTCCGATTGAGATTGCCATCTTAAATCTGATGCCGCTGAAGGAAGAGACGGAGCTGCAGCTTCTGCGCTCGCTTTCCAACACGCCTCTGCAGATCAGCATCACCTTTATGATGGTATCGGGACACCAGTCAAAAAATACCTCGACAAGTCATCTGAACCAGTTTTATGTGACCTTTGATGAGGTAAAGGAAAAAATGTTTGACGGCATGATTATCACAGGCGCGCCGGTAGAACAAATGGAATTTGAAGAGGTAGACTACTGGGAAGAGCTGGTAGAGATTATGGACTGGACAAAAACGCATGTGACAAGCACCATCCATCTCTGCTGGGGAGCGCAGGCGGGACTGTACCACCATTTCGGGCTGAAAAAACGTATGCTGGAAAAGAAAATGTTCGGTCTGTTCTGGCATAAGGTATCCAACCGCAAAATCCCGCTGGTGCGCGGTTTTGACGACGTCTTTCTGGCGCCGCATTCCCGCCATACGGAGGTATCAGCGGAGGACATTCACAACTGTAAGGAACTGATGGTGCTTGCGGAATCTGAGGAAGCAGGCGTATTTCTCACCATGACGCACGACGGGCGGCAGATTTTTGTGATGGGACATCCGGAATATGACCGCGTCACGCTGGACGGCGAGTATAAGCGGGATCTCGGAAAAGGGCTTCCAATCGAAATCCCGAAAAACTATTATCGTGACGACGATCCAGCGAATCCGCCGCTTCTGATGTGGCGTTCCCACGCCAATAATATGTATACAAACTGGCTTAATTACTATGTTTACCAGGTGACTCCGTACGACCTTATCGGAACCCCGGATTTTTCGGGTGTTTGA
- the cls gene encoding cardiolipin synthase: MENEKEKEKQLLTKPKEKLKKGKQGILHVIFSRTGIIFLMILIQLGILLICFKLIRDYVFITYWAMVFLGFCLVIVIIGRRGNPAFQIAWIVPILTVPVFGALFYLYFYAQIGSRQLNKLILEEQAKTASLVEQNPETERMLQEESQQMTHLATYLRNASGSAVHRNTSAKYFSSGEEAFEPLLQELRGAKKFIFIEFFIIGPGYMWESVLEILKAKAQEGVEVRLLYDGMNELFRLPRDYPQELEKYGIKCRVFAPIIPALSTTQNNRDHRKIVVVDGRMAMTGGINLADEYINRKERFGYWKDAAVIIEGEAVKSFTLMFLRTWKVANPKNQEEVDYRSYIDVPPAERKYPESGYVLPFDDNPLDGELTSETVYMDILYSAKKYVHIMTPYLVPDHEMIVALTYAAKRGVDVRIMMPHIPDKKYAFLLARTYYDELLDAGVKISEFEPGFVHTKAIVSDDEKAVVGSINMDFRSFYLSFECGVLLYQNTAVAELENDFQTTLEKCLTVTHDFYQKQPLIFRIAGKVLRLFAPLM; encoded by the coding sequence ATGGAAAACGAAAAGGAGAAAGAAAAGCAACTGTTGACAAAACCGAAAGAAAAGCTGAAGAAGGGCAAACAGGGAATCCTGCACGTTATTTTCAGCAGAACCGGTATCATTTTTCTGATGATACTGATACAGCTCGGCATTCTGCTGATCTGCTTTAAGCTGATACGGGACTATGTGTTTATCACATACTGGGCAATGGTATTCCTGGGATTCTGTCTTGTGATTGTGATTATCGGCAGGCGCGGAAATCCGGCGTTCCAGATAGCCTGGATAGTTCCGATTCTGACGGTTCCGGTATTCGGCGCGCTGTTTTATCTTTATTTTTATGCGCAGATTGGAAGCAGGCAGCTTAACAAGCTGATTCTGGAGGAGCAGGCGAAAACGGCGTCTCTGGTGGAGCAGAATCCGGAAACCGAACGGATGCTGCAGGAGGAATCGCAGCAGATGACGCATCTGGCAACCTATCTGAGAAATGCCAGCGGAAGCGCCGTTCACCGGAATACCTCGGCGAAATATTTCTCCAGCGGGGAGGAAGCTTTTGAACCGCTGCTGCAGGAGCTGCGCGGCGCGAAGAAATTTATCTTTATCGAATTTTTTATTATCGGTCCGGGCTATATGTGGGAATCTGTGCTGGAAATCCTCAAAGCAAAAGCGCAGGAGGGCGTTGAGGTCCGCCTGCTCTACGACGGAATGAACGAGCTGTTCCGTCTGCCGCGCGATTATCCGCAGGAACTGGAGAAATATGGAATAAAATGCCGCGTCTTTGCACCGATTATCCCGGCGCTCTCCACGACGCAGAACAACCGTGACCACCGCAAAATCGTGGTGGTGGACGGAAGAATGGCGATGACCGGCGGCATTAATCTGGCGGACGAGTACATCAACCGCAAGGAGCGGTTCGGTTACTGGAAGGACGCTGCCGTCATCATTGAGGGAGAAGCGGTAAAGAGCTTTACACTGATGTTTTTGCGGACCTGGAAGGTAGCAAATCCGAAAAATCAGGAGGAAGTGGACTACCGGAGCTACATCGATGTGCCGCCGGCAGAAAGAAAGTATCCGGAAAGCGGCTATGTGCTTCCGTTTGACGACAATCCGCTGGACGGCGAGCTGACGAGCGAAACCGTTTATATGGACATTCTGTATTCGGCAAAAAAATATGTGCACATCATGACGCCGTATCTGGTGCCGGACCACGAAATGATTGTCGCGCTCACGTATGCGGCAAAGCGCGGCGTGGACGTAAGAATTATGATGCCGCATATACCGGATAAAAAATACGCCTTTCTGCTGGCGCGCACCTATTACGATGAGCTGCTGGATGCAGGCGTGAAAATATCCGAGTTTGAGCCGGGGTTCGTCCACACAAAGGCAATCGTCTCCGACGATGAAAAAGCAGTCGTGGGAAGCATCAACATGGATTTCCGCAGCTTTTATCTGAGCTTCGAGTGCGGCGTCCTGCTTTATCAGAACACCGCCGTCGCAGAACTGGAAAACGACTTCCAGACAACACTGGAAAAATGTCTGACGGTAACGCATGACTTTTATCAAAAGCAGCCGCTCATTTTCAGAATCGCAGGAAAAGTGCTGAGGCTCTTTGCGCCTTTGATGTGA
- the ligA gene encoding NAD-dependent DNA ligase LigA — MRTTVETIQQKIEELRKTLEYHSDRYYNQDNPEISDYEYDQMMLELKSLEKEHPELITPESPTQHVGGTAKREAGVLVKHRVPMLSLADVFSREEVDAFVQDMQAQFGNPEFVVETKIDGLSMALRYTDGVLTTAITRGDGIIQGEDVTENARVIKDVKTRLKHPIPYLEIRGEVYMTDAAFEKVNEKQELLGKKLFANPRNCAAGTLRQLDSRITKERELSLFVFNIQETQGREFTTHTEGYEYLKSNGIRVIDHYKVCRTADEVWNAIEEIGSMRGELGYDIDGAVVKLNSLAQRAIVGATSKVPRWAVAYKYPPEEKESVLLDIELSVGRTGRITPTAVFEPVRLCGTSVSRATLHNQDFIDDLDICIGDTIVVYKSGEIIPKIRAVKKEKRPQGAKRFRIPDVCPVCGAPAVREKDTADIRCTGSNCPAQLERHIINFVGRDAMDIKGFGANYIIELVRLGYLKNVADIFSLKEHREELIEQGIIGKEKNTDKLLKAIEDAKANQPDRLLTGLGIQGVGKATARSLMSHFGTIEKLAGASQEELESVSDIGSISAEAIRSYFAEPDNRRLLEKLRDAGVNMEAEQEEAGTVFAGKTFVVTGTLPTMGRSEAVSLIQKLGGKAAGSVSKKTSYVLAGENAGSKLTKAQQLGIPVIDEAEFLEMAAAENQGK; from the coding sequence ATGAGGACAACCGTGGAAACGATACAGCAAAAAATAGAAGAATTGAGAAAGACGCTGGAATATCACAGCGACCGTTATTACAACCAGGACAATCCGGAAATTTCGGATTATGAATACGACCAGATGATGCTGGAGCTGAAAAGCCTGGAAAAGGAGCATCCGGAGCTGATCACGCCGGAATCGCCCACACAGCATGTCGGAGGGACGGCAAAGCGCGAGGCGGGGGTACTGGTAAAGCACCGCGTGCCGATGCTGAGTCTGGCGGATGTATTTTCGCGTGAGGAAGTGGACGCTTTCGTGCAGGATATGCAGGCGCAGTTCGGCAATCCGGAATTTGTAGTCGAGACAAAAATCGACGGGCTTTCGATGGCGCTGCGCTATACGGACGGCGTGCTGACGACCGCGATCACGCGCGGAGACGGCATTATCCAGGGAGAGGATGTTACGGAAAACGCCAGGGTGATTAAAGACGTGAAAACGCGTCTGAAGCATCCGATTCCCTATCTGGAAATCCGCGGCGAGGTCTATATGACCGATGCGGCATTTGAGAAGGTAAACGAAAAGCAGGAGCTGCTTGGGAAAAAGCTGTTCGCCAATCCCAGAAACTGTGCGGCGGGAACGCTGCGCCAGCTCGACAGCCGCATCACAAAGGAGCGGGAGCTGTCGCTGTTCGTTTTTAATATACAGGAAACGCAGGGACGGGAATTTACCACGCATACGGAAGGCTATGAGTATTTAAAAAGCAACGGCATCCGCGTGATAGACCACTATAAGGTCTGCCGCACGGCGGACGAGGTGTGGAACGCCATAGAAGAGATCGGCAGTATGCGCGGCGAGCTCGGCTACGATATCGACGGGGCGGTGGTAAAGCTCAACAGCCTTGCCCAGAGAGCCATTGTCGGGGCGACCTCCAAGGTGCCGCGCTGGGCGGTGGCATATAAATATCCGCCGGAGGAAAAGGAAAGCGTGCTGCTGGACATTGAGCTTTCTGTTGGAAGAACCGGGCGGATAACGCCGACAGCCGTCTTTGAGCCGGTGCGTCTGTGCGGGACAAGCGTCTCCCGCGCAACGCTGCATAACCAGGATTTCATTGATGATCTGGATATCTGCATCGGCGATACGATTGTCGTTTATAAATCGGGCGAGATTATCCCGAAAATCCGGGCGGTAAAGAAAGAAAAACGCCCGCAGGGAGCAAAGCGCTTCCGCATTCCGGATGTCTGTCCGGTCTGCGGCGCACCGGCGGTGCGTGAGAAGGACACGGCGGATATCAGATGTACCGGCAGCAACTGTCCGGCGCAGCTCGAACGGCACATCATCAATTTTGTCGGGCGGGACGCGATGGACATCAAGGGATTCGGTGCAAATTATATCATAGAACTGGTACGGCTGGGGTACCTGAAAAATGTCGCTGATATCTTTTCCTTAAAGGAACACCGGGAAGAGCTGATTGAGCAGGGAATTATCGGCAAGGAGAAAAATACCGACAAACTCCTGAAGGCGATCGAGGACGCGAAGGCAAACCAGCCGGACCGCCTGCTGACCGGGCTTGGCATCCAGGGCGTCGGGAAGGCGACAGCACGGTCGCTGATGAGCCACTTCGGAACCATAGAAAAGCTGGCCGGGGCGTCGCAGGAAGAGCTGGAGAGCGTCTCCGATATCGGAAGCATCAGCGCGGAGGCAATCCGCAGCTACTTTGCGGAGCCGGATAACCGCAGGCTGCTGGAAAAGCTGCGGGACGCTGGCGTCAACATGGAGGCGGAGCAGGAGGAAGCGGGCACTGTTTTCGCAGGCAAAACCTTCGTGGTGACGGGAACGCTGCCGACGATGGGCAGAAGCGAGGCGGTCAGCCTCATTCAGAAGCTTGGCGGAAAGGCGGCGGGGTCCGTATCGAAGAAAACCAGCTATGTACTGGCAGGAGAAAATGCAGGAAGCAAGTTGACAAAAGCACAGCAGCTTGGTATTCCGGTAATTGATGAAGCAGAATTTCTGGAAATGGCGGCTGCGGAAAATCAGGGGAAATAG
- a CDS encoding pseudouridine synthase, producing MASDRTKEDFRKITDTAEPVRINKYLAQAGICSRREADRLIAEGKVLVDGAAAVAGQKVLPSQDIRVEGEQAVRSQERILLVVNKPRGVVCTTDKTWGDTTLEELVDYPSRVFYAGRLDKDSEGLILMTNDGELQDKIMRAANRHEKEYLVKVDRTVDDTFLKKMAKGVYLRELDTVTRPCRVEKTGRRAFRIVLTQGLNRQIRRMCAALGYQVQELRRVRIMNIRLGGLPAGQYREATDEELREICALAEAGKPVRM from the coding sequence ATGGCTTCAGACCGCACAAAAGAAGATTTTCGAAAGATTACAGACACGGCGGAGCCGGTGCGCATCAATAAATACCTTGCGCAGGCGGGCATCTGTTCCCGCCGCGAGGCGGACCGTCTGATTGCGGAGGGAAAGGTACTGGTGGACGGCGCAGCGGCAGTCGCCGGACAGAAGGTACTGCCGTCACAGGATATCCGTGTGGAGGGCGAACAGGCGGTGCGCAGTCAGGAGCGGATACTGCTTGTCGTAAATAAGCCCCGCGGGGTTGTGTGCACGACAGACAAAACATGGGGCGACACCACGCTGGAGGAGCTGGTGGATTATCCGAGCCGTGTGTTTTATGCGGGAAGACTGGACAAGGATTCTGAGGGACTGATTCTTATGACCAACGACGGAGAGCTGCAGGATAAGATCATGCGGGCGGCAAACCGTCATGAAAAGGAATACCTGGTGAAGGTGGATCGCACAGTGGACGATACATTTTTAAAGAAAATGGCAAAGGGCGTGTATCTGCGGGAGCTGGATACGGTCACACGCCCGTGCAGAGTGGAGAAAACCGGGCGCAGAGCCTTCCGCATCGTACTGACGCAGGGATTGAACCGGCAGATAAGACGCATGTGCGCGGCGCTAGGCTATCAGGTACAGGAGCTGCGGCGCGTGCGCATCATGAACATCCGTCTTGGCGGTCTGCCCGCCGGACAGTACCGTGAAGCGACCGATGAGGAGCTGCGGGAAATCTGTGCGCTGGCGGAGGCGGGGAAACCGGTCCGGATGTGA
- a CDS encoding DUF6062 family protein — translation MKESIYTIPLMDAFKADDECPFCFIERNLEQHAINFALGSQASYMEDDVRAQTDKVGFCRHHYKMMFDYGNRLGSALILSTHFKKLNEELSEQVKKFSPGKSSLFGRMKKSSPDTEAPKTSIGAWVAEKEAHCYVCDHIHANYGRYIDTFFELYVNSEEFRALFENSKGFCLHHFSHLVETADTRLDDKHKKTFYPTLFSLMQTNMKRLEEEVTWFTEKYDYRNKDKDWGNSRDSVQRCMQKDRGGYPADPVFTSDR, via the coding sequence ATGAAGGAATCTATTTACACTATCCCGCTGATGGATGCGTTTAAGGCGGACGACGAGTGTCCGTTCTGCTTTATTGAACGCAACCTGGAACAGCACGCTATTAATTTTGCTCTTGGAAGCCAGGCTTCCTATATGGAGGACGATGTCCGCGCCCAGACCGATAAGGTGGGCTTCTGCCGCCATCATTATAAAATGATGTTTGACTATGGCAACCGGCTGGGCAGCGCCCTGATTTTAAGCACGCATTTTAAAAAGCTGAATGAGGAGCTTTCCGAGCAGGTTAAGAAGTTTTCTCCCGGAAAGTCTTCGCTTTTCGGACGGATGAAAAAGTCCTCCCCGGATACGGAGGCTCCAAAGACCTCCATCGGCGCCTGGGTGGCGGAAAAGGAGGCGCACTGCTACGTCTGCGACCACATCCATGCCAATTACGGGCGCTACATAGATACCTTTTTTGAGCTGTATGTGAACAGCGAAGAGTTCCGTGCGCTGTTTGAAAACAGCAAAGGCTTCTGCCTGCATCATTTTTCCCATCTGGTGGAGACCGCCGATACCCGTCTGGATGACAAACACAAAAAGACGTTTTACCCGACGCTGTTCTCCCTCATGCAGACAAACATGAAGCGCCTGGAGGAGGAAGTCACCTGGTTTACCGAAAAGTATGATTACCGCAATAAGGATAAAGACTGGGGCAACTCCCGCGACAGCGTACAGCGCTGTATGCAAAAAGACCGGGGCGGGTATCCCGCAGACCCAGTCTTTACGTCAGACAGATAA